ATCATTAGTTCCAACTGCTTTCATTGCATACCCAGTTCTTGATCTAAAAAATATCCACATTCCAAAAGCCAATATAGCAAAAAATACTACTTCTCCCAATGGAAGCATATCTCCTGGCATATGAAGTACTTTATCAAGAATTTTATGCCAGTGACTTTCAACACTTATAGTTGTACGAAGTCCCTCTCCCCCATATGCCCAAATCATATCCTGGCTTTTAAAAGGAAGAATAAGCCACATTATACACATTACAGCAACAGATGAAAAACCTATATAAGTTGCAATCATCATTTCTCCACCTTTTACTTTATTAAGGATATGTCCATATAACCAACCAAATAAAATTGCAAAAGGTATCGATATTATTATAGCTCCTGCAAAACCTGCAAATCCACTGAGCCCCATTTCTATACTTATTACAGCTCCCAGAAGTCCTGCTTCTACTCCTAAAGGCATACCAAAATTAAGCCCTGTTCCTGATTGTATCATTGGTACAAGAGATAAAACTAATATAGCATTCATTCCAAATCTTACTAAGGTATCTCCTAAAGCTGATTTTAAATTTATTCCTATAAAGGGAGAAACTATATACATAGATAAAAGAAAGAGAGTTATTATTATTCTAGGCCACCCTGCATTCTTCAGCATAGTCTTTATATTATTCATTATTTCCCTCCTTTAATACTCCTACCATCATTTTTCCAAATTCTAATATATCTGCTGTAGGTGGTAGTATTCCAGCCACTTTTCCTTCATTTATTATTGCAATTCTATCACATACACTTCTCAATTCTTCTATTTCAGAAGAAGTTATTATTATAGTTGTTCCTTTAGTTGAATTATATTCTTTTAAAGTATCTAAAACCAATTTTTTAGCTCCTACATCTATTCCTCTTGTAGGTTCTGAAACAAACAAAACTTCTGGATCCATAGTAAAAGCTTTAGCAAGGCATACTTTCTGCTGATTTCCTCCACTTAATTCCTGAACTTTCTGCTTCTCACTCATACATCTTATTTCTAATTTTTTATATAGTCCTGAGCATTTTCCTTCATTGCTTCTTCATCAACAAGATTAAATAAACCTCCAAATCTTTTTTTGAAGAACTTTCTTTGTATCTGCATAGCTGGATAGGCTATATTTTCTTCAATAGAACTTTCAAGAAGTAACCCTACTCCTTTTCTGTCTTCTGAAACAAAAAATATTCCTTTTTCCAATGGATTATTAGGATCATTTAATTTGATAATTTCTCCTTTAAAAGTAACTTTTCCACTTGAATCATATAATCCCATTATTCCATTTGCAATTCCTATTTTACCCTGACCAGCCATACCTCCCAGTCCTAAAATCTCGCCTTTTTTTATATCAAGATTCAATCCTTTTGCCATTTCTCCAGGCATATCCACCCAAAAATTTTTCACAGAAAGAATAGTTTCCTTGTTGTCATCTAAAGTTTCTATTTTTTCTTCAGATTCTCCCATTTTTCTTCCTATCATCCATTCTGTTATCTGATTTACATTAGTATCCTTTGTACTGACAGTATTAATCAAAA
Above is a window of Fusobacterium varium DNA encoding:
- the rbsA_3 gene encoding Ribose import ATP-binding protein RbsA, whose translation is MSEKQKVQELSGGNQQKVCLAKAFTMDPEVLFVSEPTRGIDVGAKKLVLDTLKEYNSTKGTTIIITSSEIEELRSVCDRIAIINEGKVAGILPPTADILEFGKMMVGVLKEGNNE
- a CDS encoding ABC-type uncharacterized transport system, permease component; the protein is MNNIKTMLKNAGWPRIIITLFLLSMYIVSPFIGINLKSALGDTLVRFGMNAILVLSLVPMIQSGTGLNFGMPLGVEAGLLGAVISIEMGLSGFAGFAGAIIISIPFAILFGWLYGHILNKVKGGEMMIATYIGFSSVAVMCIMWLILPFKSQDMIWAYGGEGLRTTISVESHWHKILDKVLHMPGDMLPLGEVVFFAILAFGMWIFFRSRTGYAMKAVGTNDKFAKATGININKIRVESVVMSTVLAAVGIVVYQQSFGFVQLYLAPFYMAFPAIAAILIGGASVNKVTIVNVIVGTFLFQGILTMTPSVVNNIIQTDMSETIRIIVSNGMILYALTRKEGAGSGK